Proteins co-encoded in one Spirosoma endbachense genomic window:
- a CDS encoding outer membrane beta-barrel family protein, producing MLIYNAEKDISNQGGTAADVLRKAPILNVDAAGNVTMRGNRNLRILINGKYSGQMARSAADALNMMPANSIKAIEVITSPSAKYDAEGAAGVINIITKKGQQQMSGTVEVVAGNLEQAINPRISVSRDKWNVSSYLHIHQFRNREEVNLNRLTFENGTPTGRIQQDVTRDNTKPHGSGDLQIEFTPDSTNVFHFSVNGWLGNWPNNSDQHNRRFAANGTLLEDFRQNVTTKSPNRGIDLNLGFTHKFRKPGEELYIMAQHTNSVDDYYYDARQTDVDQQLLYREVNDNHTNNQEWTLQTDYVRPFAKRSQHAWESGAKLILRDNRSTYQLWASQIENPSQLVPVASRSDLFTYSQNVLAGYSQVKLKWQNGWALHAGARLEGTFLKGRQQNQSITFRNEFWNFVPSATLFKKLNANNNLTLSYTKRISRPSIWDLNPNQNSQDPKNIEMGNPALRPEGVNQLEFTYALQTDSDFFLNASLFGRETSNSIESIIRIDAAGIATTTKQNLASNRQFGLNLSTSFNVLPNWKINSNANLRHARFQSGAVAISNSGMAWGINVNSSWKFPNQFSLQAYSDYDARSVTLQGYEGSWFYYSFSAKKEFPARKLTVTLTSVSPFGGYISQTGLTRGTDFETTIQNRYLMRTVRLSLNWEFGTLFKADNSRKINNDDQKNTKRGG from the coding sequence ATGCTGATCTACAATGCCGAAAAGGACATTAGCAATCAGGGTGGAACGGCCGCTGATGTACTCCGCAAAGCGCCCATTCTGAATGTCGATGCGGCTGGTAACGTAACGATGCGCGGCAACCGGAATCTACGCATTCTCATCAATGGGAAATATTCGGGGCAAATGGCACGTAGCGCAGCCGATGCACTGAACATGATGCCCGCCAATTCGATCAAAGCCATCGAGGTAATTACCAGCCCATCGGCTAAGTATGATGCCGAAGGAGCCGCCGGGGTAATTAACATCATCACCAAAAAAGGACAGCAACAGATGAGTGGTACGGTAGAAGTGGTAGCGGGGAATCTGGAACAGGCCATCAATCCGCGTATTTCGGTCAGCCGCGATAAATGGAACGTCAGCTCCTACCTGCATATCCACCAGTTTCGGAACAGGGAAGAAGTTAATCTGAACCGATTGACGTTCGAAAACGGAACCCCAACGGGCCGGATTCAACAGGACGTTACCCGGGATAATACCAAGCCACACGGCTCGGGTGATCTGCAAATTGAGTTTACCCCCGACTCTACGAATGTGTTTCACTTTTCTGTGAATGGATGGCTGGGCAACTGGCCAAACAACAGCGATCAGCACAATCGTCGCTTTGCAGCGAATGGTACGTTGCTGGAAGACTTTCGCCAGAACGTTACGACCAAATCGCCTAACCGGGGAATCGACCTAAACCTGGGCTTCACGCACAAATTCAGAAAACCGGGTGAGGAGCTTTACATCATGGCGCAGCATACTAATTCTGTAGATGATTATTACTATGATGCCCGGCAAACGGATGTCGATCAGCAACTTCTCTACCGTGAAGTGAACGACAACCATACCAACAATCAGGAATGGACATTACAGACCGACTATGTTCGACCTTTTGCGAAGCGTAGTCAACATGCCTGGGAAAGTGGAGCCAAATTAATTCTCCGCGACAATCGCAGTACGTATCAGCTATGGGCCAGCCAGATTGAAAATCCCAGCCAACTGGTGCCAGTAGCGTCACGTAGCGACCTGTTTACGTATTCTCAAAACGTATTGGCGGGGTATAGTCAGGTTAAGTTAAAATGGCAAAATGGCTGGGCACTACACGCCGGAGCCCGCCTGGAAGGTACGTTTCTGAAAGGCCGACAACAGAATCAGAGCATTACCTTTCGCAATGAGTTCTGGAATTTTGTTCCGAGCGCAACCCTGTTTAAAAAGCTGAACGCCAACAACAATCTGACGCTGAGCTACACCAAACGCATTTCGCGACCTTCCATCTGGGATTTAAATCCTAACCAGAACTCACAAGACCCCAAGAATATCGAAATGGGTAACCCGGCGCTTCGTCCCGAAGGAGTAAACCAGCTAGAATTCACGTATGCACTCCAAACCGACTCCGATTTCTTTCTCAATGCATCGCTATTTGGACGGGAAACCAGCAATTCCATCGAAAGCATTATTCGAATTGACGCAGCAGGAATTGCAACCACCACCAAACAGAATCTGGCGTCGAACCGGCAATTCGGCCTTAATCTATCCACCTCATTCAACGTACTGCCTAACTGGAAAATCAACAGCAATGCCAACCTGCGGCATGCCCGTTTCCAGAGCGGAGCAGTGGCGATCAGCAACAGTGGTATGGCCTGGGGTATCAATGTAAACAGTAGCTGGAAATTTCCAAACCAGTTTAGCCTACAAGCCTACAGCGACTACGATGCCCGAAGTGTGACCTTGCAGGGTTACGAAGGCTCCTGGTTTTACTATAGCTTTTCGGCCAAAAAAGAATTTCCTGCGCGAAAACTGACCGTTACACTTACCTCTGTCAGTCCCTTTGGCGGCTACATTAGTCAGACGGGACTCACACGAGGCACCGATTTCGAAACCACCATTCAAAACCGGTATCTGATGCGCACAGTCCGTCTTTCGCTGAACTGGGAGTTCGGCACCCTATTCAAAGCAGATAATAGCCGGAAAATCAATAACGACGACCAGAAGAACACAAAGCGTGGTGGCTGA
- a CDS encoding PepSY-associated TM helix domain-containing protein: MILKKINAWLHLWLGLASGIVVFIVSITGCILVFEQELKPLTQPWQNAKRPAEAVYLPPSAIQQKMKTAFPDKTMSSIWYQGHGRTAKVTLDSDSLIFVNPYTAAITGIVDHEDFFHFILEGHTGLWVEGKVGHQIVSWATLIFFVLLITGLILWWPKKWNKSNREKSFSIKWKARFKRLNYDLHNVLGFYSLIIALVLTLTGLIMGFPWVNQGVYWLASGGGAPAPYQRGVSDTTQVALKNGLKNVDLAFKNGLEELGVYNKDAIIVSIPDSPAEAIYVCTDMDKGSWRDIYLDQYTLRELPSTALQIDQLNFADWLRRTNYALHVGAIGDMPTKIIYFIASLICASLPITGFYVWWGRRGFGNRGLGQRKKPRPASRNRSIRYEV; encoded by the coding sequence ATGATCCTGAAAAAAATCAATGCCTGGCTGCACTTATGGCTTGGCCTGGCATCGGGCATCGTTGTTTTCATTGTATCGATCACGGGCTGTATTCTGGTCTTCGAGCAGGAGCTTAAGCCACTGACCCAGCCCTGGCAAAACGCGAAACGGCCTGCCGAAGCCGTCTACCTGCCTCCGTCGGCGATTCAGCAGAAAATGAAAACCGCTTTCCCCGATAAAACGATGTCAAGTATCTGGTACCAGGGGCATGGGCGGACGGCTAAAGTTACACTGGATTCCGATTCACTGATCTTTGTCAACCCCTACACGGCTGCAATTACGGGCATCGTCGATCATGAAGATTTCTTCCATTTCATTCTGGAAGGGCATACCGGGCTTTGGGTTGAAGGGAAGGTTGGCCATCAGATCGTATCCTGGGCGACGCTGATTTTTTTCGTATTACTGATTACCGGGCTGATTTTGTGGTGGCCCAAAAAATGGAACAAAAGCAACCGGGAAAAGAGCTTTTCCATCAAATGGAAGGCCCGATTCAAGCGACTTAATTATGACCTGCATAATGTGCTGGGCTTTTACTCGCTGATTATTGCGCTGGTTCTTACCCTCACCGGCCTTATCATGGGCTTTCCCTGGGTCAACCAGGGTGTCTACTGGCTCGCATCGGGTGGTGGCGCTCCGGCTCCTTACCAACGGGGCGTATCCGATACAACGCAGGTTGCCCTGAAAAACGGCCTGAAAAACGTGGATTTAGCGTTTAAAAATGGCCTCGAAGAACTGGGCGTTTATAACAAAGATGCCATCATTGTTTCGATTCCAGACAGCCCCGCCGAAGCCATTTACGTTTGCACGGACATGGACAAAGGCTCCTGGCGCGATATTTACCTCGATCAATACACACTCAGGGAATTACCTTCTACGGCCCTTCAGATCGACCAACTGAACTTTGCCGACTGGCTCCGTCGGACCAACTATGCCCTGCATGTAGGGGCCATTGGCGACATGCCGACCAAGATTATCTATTTCATTGCCAGCCTGATTTGCGCCAGTTTACCCATCACCGGCTTTTACGTCTGGTGGGGCCGCCGTGGATTCGGCAACCGTGGACTCGGGCAGCGAAAAAAGCCCAGACCGGCTTCCCGTAATCGTTCAATTCGTTATGAAGTATAA
- a CDS encoding DUF4374 domain-containing protein translates to MNRFLNFPVQTILIALLAFLLNGCSSSNDTPAPQEAGTYSAVLAVGSWPNIAYYIADIPSLTSGTISLQGNGAEMTGKVYAQDIIQKNGFYYHANFGSGRLGKYHVANGAVVVDKEVPFTYLNWSSYAWVDDQTLVIFGTGENAGKNEGRYAVIKVADMTVTTGKLDLKAFPTGFDTYSMGFAEYRAGKLFLGYSFASSDFSTYPIMPVYQQLSVAVINASTMAVESTISDIRSTNPGGPTVYAPASFQDEGGDIYFMTDPVYNYDYKSPSAVYRIKSGSTTLDQSYYFDFSSKVNKGMGAAMWYVGNGKAIVRTRVAGESIDADHSFSVIDVKTGAFVKTLALPVDKGERMVQAVVVENGKAYIAVNAADKDYIWEYDPTADKLTQGAEFVGGINYILRLEKTK, encoded by the coding sequence ATGAACCGATTTCTCAATTTCCCTGTCCAAACAATTCTGATCGCCCTGCTCGCATTCCTCCTGAATGGCTGTAGCAGTAGCAATGATACACCAGCACCGCAGGAAGCGGGCACCTATTCTGCCGTACTGGCGGTGGGCTCCTGGCCAAATATTGCCTATTACATCGCCGATATTCCGTCGCTGACCTCTGGTACGATCAGCCTACAAGGCAACGGCGCTGAAATGACCGGTAAGGTGTACGCGCAGGACATCATCCAGAAAAATGGATTTTATTACCATGCCAATTTTGGCAGTGGCCGGTTGGGTAAGTATCATGTTGCCAATGGTGCTGTAGTGGTCGATAAAGAAGTACCCTTTACGTACCTCAACTGGAGTTCCTACGCCTGGGTCGATGATCAAACACTGGTCATTTTCGGTACGGGCGAAAACGCGGGTAAAAATGAAGGCCGTTACGCGGTCATTAAAGTCGCCGACATGACCGTTACGACGGGCAAGCTCGATTTAAAGGCATTTCCGACGGGCTTCGATACGTATTCGATGGGCTTTGCTGAATATCGTGCCGGTAAGTTGTTTCTGGGATACAGCTTTGCGTCATCCGATTTTTCGACATACCCAATTATGCCAGTCTATCAGCAGTTGAGTGTAGCGGTCATTAATGCATCGACAATGGCCGTAGAAAGTACTATCTCGGATATACGCTCGACCAATCCCGGCGGGCCAACCGTCTATGCGCCCGCTTCTTTCCAGGATGAGGGCGGGGATATTTACTTCATGACCGACCCGGTTTATAACTACGATTACAAATCACCTTCAGCCGTTTACCGGATCAAGAGTGGCAGCACGACGCTGGATCAGTCGTACTACTTCGATTTTTCGTCTAAAGTTAACAAAGGTATGGGCGCAGCCATGTGGTATGTCGGCAACGGCAAAGCCATTGTTCGCACACGTGTAGCTGGTGAGTCGATTGATGCCGATCATTCCTTCTCGGTGATCGATGTTAAAACCGGTGCCTTTGTTAAAACACTGGCTCTACCTGTCGATAAAGGCGAACGAATGGTACAGGCCGTAGTTGTAGAAAATGGCAAAGCGTACATCGCCGTCAACGCGGCCGATAAAGACTACATCTGGGAATACGACCCAACTGCCGACAAGCTGACCCAGGGCGCTGAGTTCGTGGGGGGTATCAACTACATTCTTCGTCTCGAAAAAACGAAATAA
- a CDS encoding TonB-dependent receptor, which translates to MQPVKSVLFQLLIPLWLLSFAASGQSVAVLSGYVKSESGVVIPGATVALKNTAYGTTCDANGFYSFVSIKPGNYTIGSSAIGYLPVFKEITIKSRQSQTANFSLKENQQNLNEVSVFGKTEVQQVKEQAFTVNAIETKQFANTTADLNQILNRSAGVRIREQGGLGSNFNFSINGLSGKAVKYFIDGVPLEILGSAVSLNSIPVNLAERIEVYKGVVPVQLGSDAMGGAVNVITNQRQQNYLDVSHSYGSFNTHRSALTGQYVHKPTGITLKASGFYNYSDNTYKMKGVEILEGGKRVGNEITDLTGASFVVADVPRFHDHYQSAMGQVEVGISNKRWADVFYAGFGYSEGQQDLQTGFEQTIVYGNVTRKSKASTATLRYKKNDLLVKGLDLNLFASRSKDTYITADTLFRQYYWDGFWTAKAASEMGGIKSLSYIIRPRTFMRANLSYVLNEQHSFNLNYTLDHLKNESYNSLLVSGDDMPGLMSKQIIGFAYQQEFLDKRLTNTFFAKYYGLGLERKKYVDLAYQTLNTHFDKYGYGLASRFKILPDLGIKLSLERAYRLQEVEEVFGDGLNVQPNPDLKPESSYNANLGGYYGLRFNKHRFFAEASGFYRDAQDFIYPVPDQRSKALKNENKSSVQVTGFEAELRYDYADLLSFNINATYQSAVNMTKFGSTSSTVYEATYKNKIPNQPWFFGNANLSLGKNNVFGNGTRLQFNWYTQYVHWFYLTWAAFGNVNGKSSIPNQLIHNATLSYSFLNGRYNISGECRNLTDALAFDNFRLQKPGRAFSVKLRYFLK; encoded by the coding sequence ATGCAACCTGTCAAATCTGTACTTTTTCAGTTACTAATTCCTCTCTGGCTACTGTCGTTTGCGGCTTCCGGGCAAAGCGTCGCGGTGCTTTCGGGTTATGTCAAATCCGAATCGGGTGTAGTCATTCCTGGCGCTACCGTCGCCCTTAAAAATACAGCTTACGGCACCACCTGCGATGCGAACGGCTTCTATTCATTCGTATCGATCAAGCCGGGCAACTATACCATTGGTAGTTCGGCCATTGGTTACCTGCCTGTTTTCAAGGAAATTACGATTAAGTCCCGCCAGTCCCAAACGGCAAATTTCAGCTTAAAGGAGAATCAGCAAAACCTGAATGAGGTTAGTGTTTTTGGCAAGACCGAGGTCCAGCAGGTAAAAGAACAGGCCTTTACGGTCAATGCCATCGAGACTAAGCAATTTGCCAATACGACGGCCGATCTGAATCAGATTCTGAATCGTAGCGCGGGCGTACGTATTCGGGAGCAGGGCGGCCTGGGGTCCAATTTCAATTTTTCAATCAATGGGCTTTCGGGCAAGGCGGTCAAATATTTCATCGACGGTGTGCCACTGGAAATTCTGGGTAGTGCGGTATCGCTCAATAGCATTCCTGTTAATCTGGCCGAACGGATTGAAGTCTACAAAGGCGTCGTGCCTGTACAACTGGGTTCCGATGCGATGGGCGGAGCTGTGAACGTAATCACGAACCAGCGTCAGCAAAATTATCTGGACGTCAGCCATAGCTACGGTTCGTTCAATACGCATCGGTCGGCGCTGACGGGGCAGTACGTTCATAAACCAACGGGCATCACCCTCAAAGCCAGCGGCTTCTACAATTACTCCGACAATACCTACAAAATGAAAGGAGTGGAAATCCTGGAAGGTGGCAAACGAGTCGGAAACGAGATCACCGATCTGACAGGGGCTTCTTTTGTGGTGGCCGATGTGCCTCGGTTTCACGATCACTACCAATCGGCCATGGGGCAGGTGGAAGTGGGTATTTCCAACAAACGCTGGGCTGATGTTTTCTACGCAGGATTTGGCTATTCGGAAGGGCAGCAGGATTTACAAACTGGTTTCGAGCAGACCATTGTATATGGCAACGTGACCCGAAAAAGCAAAGCCTCAACGGCTACGCTACGCTACAAAAAGAATGATTTGCTGGTGAAAGGACTCGATCTGAATCTGTTCGCATCGCGGTCAAAAGACACCTACATCACCGCCGATACACTTTTCCGGCAATATTACTGGGATGGTTTCTGGACGGCCAAAGCCGCCAGCGAAATGGGTGGCATCAAGTCGCTTTCCTACATTATTCGCCCCCGAACATTCATGCGGGCCAATCTGAGCTATGTGCTGAACGAGCAGCATTCCTTCAACCTCAACTATACCCTCGACCATCTCAAAAACGAAAGCTACAATTCGCTATTGGTTTCGGGCGACGATATGCCGGGCCTGATGAGCAAGCAGATCATTGGTTTCGCCTATCAGCAGGAATTTCTGGACAAACGGCTGACTAACACTTTTTTTGCCAAATACTACGGTCTGGGGCTGGAGCGAAAAAAATACGTTGACCTGGCCTATCAAACCCTGAATACCCATTTCGACAAATACGGCTATGGCCTGGCATCGCGCTTTAAAATTCTGCCTGATCTGGGTATCAAACTATCGCTCGAACGGGCTTACCGCTTACAGGAAGTGGAAGAAGTATTTGGCGATGGCCTGAACGTTCAGCCTAATCCTGACCTCAAACCTGAAAGCAGCTACAACGCCAACCTGGGTGGTTATTACGGTTTACGATTTAACAAACACCGCTTTTTTGCCGAAGCTTCGGGCTTTTACCGCGATGCGCAGGATTTCATCTATCCCGTTCCCGACCAACGGTCGAAGGCGCTAAAAAATGAGAATAAATCGAGTGTGCAGGTTACGGGTTTTGAAGCCGAGTTACGCTACGACTACGCCGATCTGCTTTCATTCAACATCAATGCTACGTATCAAAGTGCGGTCAATATGACCAAGTTTGGTAGCACCAGTTCCACGGTCTACGAGGCAACCTACAAGAACAAGATTCCGAACCAACCCTGGTTTTTCGGCAATGCCAATCTGAGCCTTGGCAAGAATAACGTTTTCGGCAACGGCACTCGGCTGCAATTTAACTGGTACACCCAGTATGTACACTGGTTCTATCTGACCTGGGCGGCCTTTGGCAATGTAAACGGCAAATCGAGCATTCCCAATCAATTGATCCACAACGCTACGTTGAGCTACTCCTTTCTTAACGGTCGCTACAACATTTCGGGTGAGTGCCGCAACCTGACCGATGCACTGGCTTTCGACAATTTCCGACTGCAGAAACCCGGACGAGCTTTCTCGGTGAAACTCCGCTATTTTCTTAAATAA
- a CDS encoding PDDEXK nuclease domain-containing protein has product MNIQIDKSFFESIRQLLLKAQTGIVKQVNHIMVQTYFEMGEQIVEQEQHGQHTTDYGSYVLTELSKHLNAEFGKGFSRRNLELIRKFYITYKNAKSVISQSLSWTHYIHLMRIDNEDERSFYQIETENNQWSVRELERQINSGLFQRLLVSKDKNKVKDLALTGQILEKPLDAIKDPYVLEFLNMSEQSTYSESQLEQALIDRLEHFLLELGKGFTFVGRQVRFTFEEEHFRVDLVFYNRLLRCFVLIDLKIGKLKHQDLGQMQMYVNYYDRYVKTEDELPTIGIILCKDKKDAIVEITLPKDNKQIFASKYLLYLPNEEELKRLLE; this is encoded by the coding sequence GTGAATATACAAATCGACAAATCCTTTTTTGAAAGTATCAGACAGTTACTGCTAAAGGCGCAAACTGGCATTGTCAAACAGGTCAACCACATTATGGTCCAGACCTATTTTGAAATGGGGGAACAGATTGTGGAGCAGGAACAGCATGGCCAGCATACGACAGATTATGGCTCGTATGTTTTAACCGAATTGTCCAAACACCTTAATGCTGAATTTGGGAAGGGTTTTTCGAGGAGAAATCTTGAACTGATTCGTAAGTTTTATATCACTTATAAGAATGCGAAATCGGTGATTTCGCAAAGTCTCAGCTGGACGCATTACATCCATTTGATGCGTATCGACAACGAAGATGAACGAAGCTTTTACCAGATAGAAACTGAAAACAACCAATGGAGCGTGCGTGAGCTGGAAAGGCAAATCAACTCCGGATTATTCCAAAGGCTGCTCGTCTCCAAAGACAAAAACAAGGTAAAAGACCTAGCGCTCACCGGACAAATATTAGAAAAACCGCTGGACGCGATCAAAGACCCTTATGTTCTTGAGTTTTTGAACATGAGCGAACAAAGCACTTACTCCGAATCGCAATTAGAGCAAGCATTGATCGATAGGCTCGAACATTTCTTATTGGAATTAGGCAAAGGCTTCACGTTTGTAGGACGACAGGTACGATTCACGTTTGAGGAAGAGCATTTTCGGGTAGATCTGGTGTTTTATAATCGTTTACTAAGGTGTTTTGTGCTAATCGACCTTAAAATCGGCAAACTCAAACATCAGGATTTAGGCCAGATGCAAATGTATGTGAATTACTACGACCGGTACGTTAAGACAGAAGATGAATTGCCCACTATTGGTATCATCCTTTGCAAAGACAAAAAAGACGCCATAGTAGAGATCACCCTGCCTAAAGACAACAAACAGATTTTTGCCAGCAAATACCTGTTGTATCTTCCAAATGAAGAGGAACTGAAAAGATTATTAGAGTAA
- a CDS encoding DUF4374 domain-containing protein, which translates to MNEFSRNCFVTVLLFFGLSQIITCTPERAGDERNAKKKYSLYVMMKDGTEYIVQTDTIDSGHIDPIAQGARVTPSRIFYELIVHNNSYYRLSWKNGQFVRNTIINKQYAQTDSIQLTGTWSVDNYNWLGDTLLIMGHDSQHSKARYAKITFDPMKAMEGVIDLPAPANGFNSMSIGFSTFLNGNLYLGYTYHKSDLNRYTTSDTLYVAELTYPGLKTIRTFTDTRSTYPGGVNTRQSHFFTDEKGDFYFISCPGIALGNNALKPTGIFRINKADGALDPDYFFNLSASPIHNHGYGFWYIGNNKAIVRTERKGLFKGMQDHYLVPHFDFYVLDLAKQTTVRLDLPLDKGTARNCILVEKGLVYIAVNPNSGGNYIWIYDPKAGSLRKGRHFDDQVDYILRLDRLNP; encoded by the coding sequence ATGAATGAGTTTTCCAGGAACTGTTTCGTTACAGTATTACTTTTTTTTGGCTTAAGTCAAATCATTACCTGTACGCCAGAAAGAGCTGGTGATGAGCGGAATGCAAAGAAAAAATACAGCCTTTATGTAATGATGAAGGATGGAACGGAGTATATCGTTCAAACCGATACGATTGACTCTGGCCATATCGACCCTATCGCTCAGGGCGCCCGAGTAACTCCTTCCCGAATTTTTTATGAACTGATTGTTCATAACAACAGCTACTACCGACTCAGCTGGAAGAACGGCCAATTCGTACGGAACACGATTATAAACAAGCAGTACGCCCAAACTGACTCGATTCAGTTAACGGGTACCTGGAGTGTTGACAACTACAACTGGCTCGGCGACACGCTACTGATCATGGGGCACGACTCCCAACATTCGAAAGCACGGTACGCTAAAATTACCTTTGATCCGATGAAGGCTATGGAGGGAGTGATTGACCTTCCGGCTCCAGCGAACGGGTTTAACTCCATGTCTATTGGTTTCTCTACGTTTTTGAACGGCAACCTGTATTTGGGGTATACCTATCACAAATCCGACTTAAACCGCTACACCACCAGTGATACGTTGTACGTAGCCGAGTTAACCTATCCCGGTCTAAAAACCATCCGCACCTTTACCGATACCCGCTCGACCTACCCTGGTGGCGTCAATACGCGTCAGTCACATTTCTTTACGGACGAGAAGGGTGATTTCTATTTTATTTCCTGTCCGGGTATTGCGTTGGGCAACAATGCGTTAAAGCCGACCGGCATTTTTCGCATCAATAAGGCAGACGGAGCACTCGATCCAGATTACTTTTTCAATCTCTCAGCTTCACCCATTCATAACCACGGTTACGGATTCTGGTACATCGGGAATAACAAAGCGATTGTCCGTACCGAACGGAAAGGCCTTTTTAAGGGGATGCAGGATCATTACCTGGTTCCGCATTTCGATTTTTACGTACTCGATCTGGCCAAACAAACGACGGTCCGTCTTGATCTCCCGCTCGATAAAGGAACGGCCCGCAATTGCATCCTGGTTGAAAAGGGATTGGTCTATATTGCTGTCAACCCCAACTCAGGTGGCAACTACATCTGGATTTACGATCCTAAAGCCGGTTCGCTACGTAAGGGTCGCCACTTCGACGACCAGGTTGATTACATCCTGCGGCTAGACCGGCTGAACCCTTGA
- a CDS encoding RNA polymerase sigma-70 factor, translating into MPEKILCTNPIRIDEQSFREMYLQYWEQVFNVCYSNLRDVEAAKGMVQDIFKSLWERRDELEITTSVERYLLRSAKFKVFEYLRNSKIRQEHTAKSVAYECAAANSTENEVLYNSLKEKVSHLVDTLPAQCQNVFKMSREQGLSNKEIASMLLISERAVEYHITRALATLKTNLSEYFI; encoded by the coding sequence ATGCCTGAAAAGATACTTTGTACCAATCCTATTAGAATCGATGAACAATCGTTTCGGGAGATGTATTTGCAGTATTGGGAGCAGGTGTTTAACGTTTGTTACAGTAATTTACGCGATGTTGAAGCTGCCAAAGGAATGGTGCAGGATATTTTCAAGTCGCTTTGGGAACGGCGCGATGAGCTGGAAATCACAACATCGGTAGAACGGTATTTACTTCGCTCGGCTAAGTTCAAGGTTTTTGAATACCTGCGAAACAGTAAGATTCGGCAGGAACACACGGCAAAATCAGTGGCTTATGAGTGTGCAGCTGCTAATAGTACCGAAAACGAGGTACTCTATAATAGCTTGAAAGAAAAGGTCAGTCATCTTGTTGATACTTTACCCGCCCAGTGTCAGAATGTGTTTAAAATGAGCCGCGAGCAGGGATTATCCAATAAGGAAATCGCTTCAATGCTTTTGATTTCGGAACGGGCCGTCGAGTACCACATTACCCGCGCCCTGGCAACGCTGAAAACTAATCTTTCTGAATACTTCATCTAG
- a CDS encoding homogentisate 1,2-dioxygenase, with protein sequence MPFYHTLGQIPPKRHTQFEKTAPSGSSSGFYYEQLFGTIGFEGMSSLLYHVHRPTMVREMLDSVDVTPKVAVGKNMLSRKLIGFKIEPANDFLDSRVPLLINNDLIFGLAAPRQSMTDYFYKNADSDEMLFVHRGSGKLRTLFGSIPFQYGDYLVIPRGTIYQIEFDTADLEQHQPRLLYVESHSPIYTPKRYRNQFGQLLEHSPFCERDIVRPANLETHDETGDFLIKIKKQGSLHSLVYASHPFDVVGWDGYNFPYSFSMLNFEPITGRVHQPPPVHQTFQTDSFVVCSFVPRLYDYHPKAIPAPYNHSNIDSDEVIYYVDGDFMSRNDIAPGHITLHPGGIPHGPAPGAMERSIGKKETQEYAVMVDTFRPLMLTEQAMKLDDGTYYKSWLDL encoded by the coding sequence ATGCCATTCTATCATACGCTCGGCCAGATTCCCCCTAAACGGCATACGCAGTTTGAGAAAACTGCCCCGTCTGGAAGCTCTTCGGGGTTTTATTACGAGCAATTGTTCGGTACGATAGGTTTCGAGGGAATGTCGTCACTGTTGTATCACGTTCATCGGCCAACGATGGTTCGTGAAATGCTCGACAGCGTCGATGTCACCCCAAAAGTTGCAGTGGGGAAAAATATGCTGTCGCGCAAACTGATTGGCTTTAAGATTGAACCCGCTAATGATTTTCTGGATAGCCGGGTTCCCCTGCTGATCAACAATGACCTGATTTTCGGCCTGGCAGCGCCCCGACAGTCGATGACAGACTACTTCTACAAAAACGCCGATTCCGACGAAATGCTGTTCGTGCATCGGGGATCAGGAAAACTCCGGACTCTATTTGGCTCAATCCCATTCCAATACGGTGACTACCTGGTTATTCCGCGCGGAACCATTTACCAGATCGAATTTGATACAGCAGATCTTGAACAGCATCAGCCCAGGCTGCTGTATGTTGAATCTCATTCCCCGATTTATACGCCTAAACGATACCGAAACCAATTCGGGCAATTGCTCGAACATTCGCCTTTCTGCGAGCGCGATATCGTTCGGCCAGCCAACCTGGAAACACATGACGAAACGGGCGATTTCCTGATAAAAATCAAAAAACAAGGTTCGCTTCACTCGCTGGTTTACGCCAGCCATCCGTTCGATGTCGTGGGATGGGATGGTTATAACTTTCCGTATAGTTTTTCTATGTTAAATTTTGAACCCATAACGGGCCGCGTACATCAGCCACCGCCTGTGCATCAAACGTTTCAGACCGATTCGTTCGTGGTTTGCTCGTTCGTTCCGCGTCTGTACGATTATCACCCAAAGGCTATTCCGGCCCCCTACAACCACTCCAATATTGACTCCGATGAAGTCATTTATTACGTGGATGGCGATTTTATGTCGCGCAACGACATCGCACCGGGTCACATTACGCTACATCCGGGCGGTATTCCACACGGACCAGCGCCGGGAGCCATGGAACGCAGCATCGGCAAGAAAGAAACGCAGGAATACGCCGTTATGGTCGACACATTTCGCCCGTTGATGCTCACCGAACAGGCGATGAAACTTGATGACGGGACCTATTATAAATCATGGCTGGACCTGTAG